The region CACATAATAACCCATAAACTGTGACTGCGGAAGCCATTTTAATTGAAGCCTTACCTTTTTAAGCTCTGCACTTTTAGTCGGTTCTGCTGTGGGCGCGGCCGTAGGTGCTGCTGTAGGTGTACCTCCCTGCTGTGAACCGCCGCAGCCTGCCAGAGTTGATACAATCATCAGCAGACTTAATAATAAAACTGCTATTTTCTTTTTCATTTTAGCTCCCCCTTTTTATTTTTATATAATTTATCTTTGTGAAGCATGCCATTTTATAACCCTGCGTTCTATCATCATGACTATCAGATAGAGGATAATTCCCACAACTGCCGCCACCACTATGTAGGACCAGCCCTTTGCCATGATGCCCTTTCTTAAATTGTCCTTGATTCCGAACCCAATTCCTGATGTAGATGCCGAAAAATATTCACTTATCATAGCCGCCATAACTGCCGCAGCCACGTTGATTTTCAGTGCCGTAAACACACTGGGAAGGCAATTGGGTAAACGGAGCTTTAAGAAAATAACTCTCCCTGATGCCGCATAAGACTCCAGCAAGTCCTTTGCAAAGGGCCTTAAATCGTTCAGTCCCCGGTATGCATTAATTGACATGGCAGCCAAGCATACGACAGTTACTACTCCTACCTTTTGTGAAAAACCGTCAGTAAACCATCGATTCATAATAGGAGATAATGCAACAATGGGAATTGCATTGACGGCTGCTATTATACTAAGAACCGAATAACCCCATTTAGGGAACATAGTAGCTATGACAGCAATCAAAAATCCGATTGCACATCCAAGGATAAGTCCCGTTAATGCAGCTGAGACTGTAATAACTGTATCAAACATAGTTTTTGCAAAATTGTCACGCAAAGTAATAACAATTTGCGATGGCACCGGCAGCTGAAAAGGCTTAAACCCTAAAGCAGCATGAATAAATCCTAATTGCCATATGGCGATAATTAATATCCCAAAGCACAGCGGCAGCAACACATTTTTAACTTTTTCCGTCATATACTTCCCTCCCGTACTCCTAATGCTGTATATGATGTTTATCAATTGTTCTGTCTGCTTATTAATTTGCTTCTTGTCTTCTCCAAGGTATTGCTATTTTTTCAAATAAAACGACGATGAAGTAGCTTATAATACCCATTAGCGCGCTGGTTACCACTGAAGCCCAGAATACATCCTTTGTACCCGAATATAAGGAATACAGAAGCTTCACTCCGATACCGCCTTTTGAGCCAAGCATATCAACCAGAATTGACGCGGTAATTGACATTGGTGCTGCAATTTTTAATCCCGCAAACAAATATGGCAAACTAAAGGGAACCATCAGTTTATAGTAAATACTTCTTTTCTTAGCGGCATAGGAATATAGAAGTTCCTTTTTGTCCATATCAACACTATTAAGTCCGCTGAGCATGTTAATGGCGACAGGGAAAAATGTTATATAAGCCGCAATAACTATTCTTGATGCGTCCATATCTTTTACCAGAGTAAAAATAATTGGAGCCAATCCCAGGACAGGTATCATCTGAGAAACTATTAAATAAGGCAATGCTATCTTCTCTGCTACTTTTGATAAACTCATGATAATGGCTAGTCCGAACCCTACCAGTGCACCGATGGTAAATCCCATAACGGCTCTTGAAAATGTAAGTCCTGACGCAGTCATCAAGTCCGTAAAATTCTGTGTTATGGATAGGATAATACTGTGGGGATAAGGAAGCTTGGCTTCAGCTAAGGGATCATTTAAAACCTTGTCCAAAATAAAGGCTCCAAATTCCCAGAATAGAAAAATACAAGCGGTCCATACCAGATTAACTTTATATTTTTCCTTCTTGTCCATACTCTTCACACTCCCTCAAAGCTGTTGCGGATCTTTGT is a window of Oxobacter pfennigii DNA encoding:
- a CDS encoding ABC transporter permease, with translation MTEKVKNVLLPLCFGILIIAIWQLGFIHAALGFKPFQLPVPSQIVITLRDNFAKTMFDTVITVSAALTGLILGCAIGFLIAVIATMFPKWGYSVLSIIAAVNAIPIVALSPIMNRWFTDGFSQKVGVVTVVCLAAMSINAYRGLNDLRPFAKDLLESYAASGRVIFLKLRLPNCLPSVFTALKINVAAAVMAAMISEYFSASTSGIGFGIKDNLRKGIMAKGWSYIVVAAVVGIILYLIVMMIERRVIKWHASQR
- a CDS encoding ABC transporter permease, encoding MDKKEKYKVNLVWTACIFLFWEFGAFILDKVLNDPLAEAKLPYPHSIILSITQNFTDLMTASGLTFSRAVMGFTIGALVGFGLAIIMSLSKVAEKIALPYLIVSQMIPVLGLAPIIFTLVKDMDASRIVIAAYITFFPVAINMLSGLNSVDMDKKELLYSYAAKKRSIYYKLMVPFSLPYLFAGLKIAAPMSITASILVDMLGSKGGIGVKLLYSLYSGTKDVFWASVVTSALMGIISYFIVVLFEKIAIPWRRQEAN